The Bacteroides sp. AN502(2024) DNA segment AGCCAGTAAGTCTACGATTCCGAAGAAGCTGAATATGTATTTTCGCGGGTAGGGCGAGCAGTAGACCCTTGTCAGGTATTCAAAAGTGAAGAAAGCGGTGAAGAGGTACTCCATAATGACGAACGGAGTCGTCAGAAAGGTGGGAAGGCCTTTCAGGCTCTCGATGATGACGAGCAGTACGCTGACCAGGATACAGCCGATCAGAGTCACGTCGAACAATTTCCCGGCAGGGGTGTCCGATTCGAAGATGATGACGTACAACTTTCGCTTCAGTTGCTCGTCATGTAAGAAACGGTGGATTTTTTCTTTCAGTTTCATATCGATAGTGTTTGGTTGGAATGAGAGAAGTTGTCTTTTTAGTCGATGACCCACTGTTTATGGTGGGCAACGGTCTTTTGCGGGTTGTAATACATGCCCTCCCGGGTAGGGATCAGGAGAGTGTATCTCTTTCCGGTCTTGTTTTTCAATGAAGTGTCGCGCAGCCAGGGATTGGCATCACGGAGTTGGGCATAGGTGATTCCCTGTGACTTTGCGTAGTCGTTCAGGTCGTCGATGGAAGTGCTGACGGTTACCTCTTTATAAGGAATGGGCGGATACAGGTGTTCCCGTTTCAAGAGGAATCCGTAACGTTGCGGGTTATTGAATATCTCTTTGACTGCCAGCAGTCGGAACATGTAGCGGGAAGTTTCCTCCACCAGCCATAAGTCCATGGCATGATTGGCCAACTGCTTCTCGAGTTGGGAGGAGATACGTCCCTGTCCGGCGTTATAGGCAGCGGAGACAGCCATCCAGTCGCCATATTTGGCATACGCTTGTTTGAAGTATTTGCAGGCGGCAACGGTTGCTTTCTCAATGTGGTAGCGCTCGTCTACGTTATCGTTCACTTCCAGTCCGAATTCCCGTCCGGTGGCAGGCATGAATTGCCACAGACCGGCTGCTCCTGCCGGAGAGCGTGCAATGTTGTTCAGGTTGCTTTCGATGACCATCAGGTATTTGAAGTCATCGGGGATGCCGTTCGCTTTCAGTATCGGTTCCACGATAGGAAAGTAACGGTTGGCGCGCTTTATCGATAGCATGGTGGTGGAGTGCATATAGGTGAAGGACATCATCTCGCGGTCCATCCGTTCGCGACGGTCGTAGCGCCGGAGGTCGATCGTCTCCCCGTCGAAGGTGACTTGTGCGGGAACGGTAGGGGGAGTGACGCAATAGGGCACTTCCGATTGGGCGGAATGTGGTTCGTTCACTTGGCTGCTGCCTGTCAGTACCGGGATGGCTGCGCCGATGCAAAATACGGATATCAGTGTAAGGATATGGTTGGTTTTAGTCTGTCTCTTCATTTCATAATCAGCGATTCGTGATAAATTTTTATTTCCCAATTACTCTCTCCACCTCTTCAACTGTGGAAAGTACTCTTTCATCGCTTTCCGTGCTTCCTCCACCGTGTATTTGACTTCCGAATCTTTATTGAACTCGTTCAGAAAATTTAGATTATGTTCGATCATCTCGTCCATGGTGCACTCTTTCGTGAAGTGTCCGTCCGCATAGCAATAGTGGCAATACTCTTCGTTTTTGTTGCCATTGGCTTCTTTTCCAAAAGTCGACTCGTCTATCGGCATGCCGCAACTTTGACAAAATTTCTGTTCCATCCTTTTTTAGTTAGATTATACGTTTATGTTACTTTTTAGTAAGTTATAGGTTCAATAAATGCCGTATGGCCTGCCAGGGTGCATGAAGCAACATCCGCGGTCCGGAGAAACGCATCACCTGTCGCATTCGTTCGCGCATGACGGGCTTGTAACAATGTACGGTACATTCCTTGCATGCACTCTTACTCTCTCCAAACAGACAATGGTCGAGACGGGCACGGGCATAGCGGAGCAATTCTTCACAGTCGGCACAAAGAACTGTGTTTTTTTCTTTTTTCCGGCAATAGAGGCGGATCATCAACTCTACCGTTTTCTTTTCCTGCGCAATACGTGATGCTTTCATCTCTTTCTTTTTACACTTTGGTTCTGACAAAGGTACGAATAAAAAGTGAAACGCGGAAGAATGGAGTAAAGGTTTTGGCAGACAGGCGATTGGAGCAGAGGTTGCTGCTGAACGTATTTCACCACTAACCAATCTCGCCAATTTAATTTGTCAGCAACTTGCCAGCAAGTTAAATTACCGGGATAATGCATTGAAAATCAATACCTCAAAAGTAAATCCGATGAGGTTGGCAAGTTGCCGGCAAGTTAAATCAGGCCCATATAGGAATGTATCTCATATAGCGAGGAGCTGTCGTGGAATCTACAGGTCTGATTATCTGTTTATTCAATGCTTCTTTAATCAATCGGGAGATGCTCCCTGAAGATGATTCCGCAACACCAAATCGCTCTCTCAAAGAACTGTTAGTTAAAGCATTACCTTCTATGAATTTAACGCAAGCATGAAGATAGGTTGCCCAAATCTTATCTTCCATCGGAATATTTGTAAAATTCAAATGAGAGAATAAAGATACTTTGGTCGATTCTTGATATATCTGAATCCGTGGAGCAGGTAATTTCTGTAGTTCGCAGCTGATGACCATTCTATCCCATCCTCGTCCCAATTCTTCGCACATACTCAATCGCCGCATTAAGGATGCTAATTTTTCATTACGGGACTTGGGAGGATTATCCACAATCCGCATTATATCGACTAATGGTGTCCCGGGATTTGTAATCTCAACACGATTTTCAAATATCTCAATAAGCGGTCCTGTGCCGGTGAGGAAAAAATCTTGATGAATCAGCGAGTTTGCAATAGCCTCTCTTATAGCCGGAATAGGGAATGCGTTTATCGTTTTTCTTCGGACAGAATCAATATCCTCTTTTGTCGGGAGTAAAGTAGTTACAAATTTTACCGCGTTCTCAAAGCTGATAGCATATCCTTCTGTCGTGTTCTCTTCTTTTAAAATTGATAGTCTATTGTTCCCTTCATATTGCACAATTCTTATTGCTTTTCTTCCCACACGCGGAAAATCTGAAAGTTTCTTTGCAAACAGAATTGCTCCAAGATTTGTAATAGCATACAAGCCATTATCTTGTTTGGCAATAATACCTTCTTCCATCAAGTAATGAGCATATTTTTCAATACTTGTAGGATGTGGCATATTAAGAATATCAAAATAGACTTCACAATTCAAGTAGTGGGGGATCTCCTCTAATTGTATGTCTGATAAGGCATAAATATCCTCAAATTGTTCATGTCGCAATTTGTCCCACAACTGAGCCTGTAAAGTAGGGAACTCTATTATTTTCTTCGTATAACTGCCAACACGAATATAATCAATCTTCTCAAATGTAACAGGAACGCCCATAGCTTTTGAGATAACTAACATTTCGACATGCTTTCCATCAATATCGGCCGAATGAATTTCAAAATCGGCATTTTTAGAAAGCATATAGCGTAACCAGTTTTCAAGTTCTTGATTGCCTTTCTTTTCCTGTTTAAGTCTGACCTTTGTACCAACCGGTTCATGAGTTTTGTCATCAACGCCCCATATCATATAAGCATGGCTTCTATCTGCTATAACGGCACTATTGGCTAAGGCACTGATATCTTCCCCAACCATCTTAGGGTCGCAATTGTTATGCTTAAACTCCACCCAGCCTGTTTCTTGAGGCAGTTTGCATAACTCTAATATAAGTTTGTCTAAATTCTCCATATGCTTATAATATATGTTTTTTGATAGACAAAGATAGCAAAGATTAAGCAGAATTGGTATCTTTGCGGCATGAAAAAGTTATTGTGTCCGCAATGTAAGATTGCAGCTATGTATGTGAAGAATGAGCAGGGTGACAGGCGGCTGGTTTATGTGTCCGAAGATGGTGAAGTCGTTCCCAAATATCCGGAAGATTCGATGGAGGGGTTCGATTTGACGGAAGTCTTCTGCCTGGGATGCTCGTGGCATGGTTCACCTAAGCGGTTGGTGAAACGATAGACCGGGGGGATTTATCTACGTTTATCGCAGGTTGAAGAAGCTGGTGTCTACAAGCACGGTTGCAGTTTAGAAGTCGGCCTCTTTCTGTATGCGTAGAATCTTCCCGCTGATGGGATGGCGGAACTCTATGTATTCGGCGTGGAGGTATAGCCTGTCTGCTTTTCTTCCATAAAGTTCATCCCCCAGAATGGGGCAACCCAATCCCTCCGGATGGGCAGCGTGTATCCGTAATTGGTGTGTTCGTCCGGTCAACGGATAGAAGGCAATCCGGGTGTGTTTTTCGGATTCACCGATGATCCGGTATTCCGTAATCGCTTCTTTCCCATGTTCCCTGCTGACGATTTGCCGGGGACGGTCAAGGGGATTCAAACAGAGAGGAAGATCGATTCTTCCTGTTCTTCCAAATGGTAGTGTTGCTTTTTCCATGGTTGTTGTCTTTTCCGCTCCTGTTATGACCCCATCCAACACGGCTGTATAGCGCTTCTTGATACTTCTGGCAGCAAATTGTGCCTGTAAATGTTGATGTACCTCTTTCGTTTTCGCTACGAGCAATAATCCGGAAGTAGCCATATCGAGGCGATGTACAATCATAGGTCCGGTAGCATCGGGATACTTCTTTTTCAGGCGATGATAGACGGAATCTCTCTCCTCCGCCTTTCCCGGAACGGACAACATTCCTGCCGGCTTATTGACTACCACCAACCATTCGTCTTCATATACAATTTCCGGCTCTTCCTCCTGATGGGTGGAGCTCAGCAACGGATTCTCGTCTACTTCCACTCCTTGCAACATGTGCTGCAAGATAGGTTCGCACTTTCCTTTGCAGGAAGGATAATAATATCCGTGATGCCGGATTTCGTTTTTAGGAGAGTTTCCCCACCAGAATTCGGCCATCGCCAATGGCTTTAATTGATGAAGATACGCATATTGCAACAGTTTAGGCAAAGCACATTCACCCGCACCGGCGGGAGGGACTTTCCGAACGGTTTCTTCGAAGATAGTGTAGAGGTCTTTCACTTCTCCTTTGGCATTCAGCATCCGAAACTCTCCGAACAGCTTTTGCTGCAAAGCCGCCGAACGTTCTTTCCGTTCTGCTTTCCACTGTTCTATTTCATCCTTGAAACGATTCACTTCCGCTTCGCGCTCTTCCAACCGCTTTTTCCAATACTTCTCTTTTCGCTTGTATTCAGCTTTCTGATATTGGCTTTCCCGAATCAAGGCAACTTGTTCTTCTTCGGAGATCCCGCTTGGAGACCGGCGTCGAATCTCTCTGGACTCTTTCGCGGCTTTTAGTTCCTTCTTGGCTTGACTCAACTCCGCCTGCGCCTGTTCGGTTTCTACCTCCCGTTTTTCTTTCGCCTCCAGGTAGGAGGTGCTATGCTCCAATTCATTGATGCGGATATTGATAGCGGAAATCCGTTCTTCCTCCATCTTGAAGAATCCTTGAGGTTGCAGCAGGTCGTAGACAGGAGGGACGAAATAAGGATGCCGATTCTTTCCTGCCAAATTGCCGGAAAAGGCGGCTAAATAACCTATCCTGCTTTTTGCTTCCGTACTTTCTTCTTTGGCTTTATCCGTAGCGTCGCTCGTCTCCTGCAGTACAACCAGTACCCCGAACATCTTTCCAAGAGCTAATTCTTCCTGCCATTCCTCTCGGCTTGCGATATACTTTTTCACTTCCTCTGCCGCCAATACGCACAACGGATGGGGCGTATAATGGAACGGATAAGTGAATTTCGCCGGTAGCGCAATGTGGGAAACGGGCTTCTTGAAAAAATGTATCATCGGTTTATATCTGAATGTGATTACGGGTGCAAAAGTAAGGCAAATCCGCGAATCTTGTTCTATGTTTGTCGGGGAGTTTGAATGATTGTTTCTTGTTTTTATTGATAAATTGGGTGGGTATATCAGTTTATTTTGCGTATTTTTGTCCCCAATTAATAAATAACCCCCATAAAAACGATAAGACTATGGAAAAAGTAATTATCAATTCGTACGAAGAATTTGAAAAACTGGTAGGCAAACAGATAGGCGTCTCTGATTATGTGGAACTCTCGCAGGAACGTATCCGGCTTTTTGCAGATGCGACACTGGACTACCAATGGATTCACGTGGATACGGAACGTGCCAAAGTGGACAGCCCTTATCATAGCACAATCGCTCATGGTTATCTGACATTATCCATGCTGCCGTATCTGTGGAACCAGATTATCCAGGTGAACAACCTGAAGATGATGATTAACTATGGCATGGATAAGATGAAATTCGGTCAGGCTGTGTTGGCAGGACAGAGCATCCGCCTGGTGACTACGCTTCATTCATTGACGAATTTGCGTGGTGTGGCAAAAGCTGAAATCAAGTTTTCCATCGAAATAAAAGACCAACCGAAGAAGGCGCTGGAAGGAATTGCCGTATTCTTGTACTATTTCAATTGATTGGTACATAAAAAAGTAGACTATTCCTGGAAACTATCTGATATTCTTATTGTTTTGATAGGACGATGAGAAAATTATAAGTATCTTTGTGAACTGATAAAATAGGAAGAAAGGAGAAAAAATATGGCAATGCCAATAAAAGAAACCCCGATACTGTTCGGGGAAGACGCCCGTAGGTTTGAAGAACGGATGAAGCATCCCCGTAAGGAAACACCGGAGGAAAGAAAGAGGCGACTAGAAGTTTATGAGAGGATAATGAAGCGCTCTAAACTATAGTTCGTGAGAAATGATGAAAATAATACCGGAGGATTGTCATATAGTGTTCGTCGGTTAAATAAAGAAGAAAAGATAGAATCGTTCAATTGCGGTGATACCGACTTGAACGATTTTATTATGAATGAATGCTCACTTTATCGCAATGCTTTGTTGGCGGTAAGCTATGTTGCAGAGACAGACGGCGGGAAGATACTCGCTTATTTCAGCCTAGCCAATGATAAAGTCTCACTTTCCGATTTTGAGAGTAAAACAGAGTTCAACCGCTTCCGTCGCCCTCGTTTTGTGAACGATAAACGTTTGAAAAGCTATCCTGCTGTAAAAATCTGTCGTTTAGGTACTGATATATCCACTAGAGGATGTGGCTTAGGGTCCGAATTGCTCTATTTCATAAAGAGTTATTTTATTGAAAACAACAAAACTGGATGCCGTTTCGTCACAGTAGATGCTTATGCAGACGCTGTTCCATTCTATCTCAAGAATGGTTTTGTACCACTTACAGACTATGACAAGGATGACTCGACGCGTCTACTTTATTTTGATTTAGGAGATATAGTTGATTTTTTATAACGATGTTGAGTTCTGTTTTTGCATTTTTACTTCTTAGCCTTCATAGCCTTTAGTGTATTTCTACGTACAGCACGGATGGCAGGACTCAATAATTCGGGTTCCATCATTTCCAGCATTGTGCGCAGCTCTTGTTGCAACTCCGGAATGGAGCAGGTCAGTCGATAGGCAAGTTTGATGCAAAGAGACTGCACTCCGTCCGGTTCCCGCCGGGTGATGACACGCTCCAGACAGAAATCGAGGAAATCCATTCGGGGCGGGTTAGCCGGCTGTTGCTGGCTGAGCAGGTTCAGGAGTAGCCTTCGTTTTCCCGAATGCGGACAGGACATCGCTGCGTCAATCAGCTCGTCCTGTCTTTGGCTCAACCATTCTACATCTTCCTTTGAGAAATGCGTACAAACCCATAATGCCTGATAAGAGACAATCTCATCCTCGTCAAAGATGAGTAGATAGACTTCCTCTCTGAGTTGTTCGTCATCTTGTATAAAGTGAAGGATCTCTCTGATATCTTCGATATGTACACGTTCGGATAATCTTGCACGCAGGTTCATGTGACTTTTGTTTTGGGGTTAACCTTTACTTTCTTCGATATTGGCTTCTTTCAACTGTAAATGCAGAATCGGGTAAGGTTTGCCCATACCGTCTGTTTCGTCTCTTCCGATGATTTGGAATCTCATGCGAAGATAGAAACCGAGTGCTTTTTCATTCTGCTCGTTTACGTCCACTTTGTCCATCTGTTTTTGCTGGATAGCGTATTCCAGTAACCGCTTGCCGTATCCTTTTCCCTGTTCACCGGGATTTACGAATAACATCTCGATTCGTTCGTCGCTCAGTCCCATGAAAGCTACAATCTTTCTATCGGCATTCCGGACCATGTATAGTTCTACCGCCGGTAAATAGTGATTGCGCACCAGCGGTTTGTAAAACCGGATATGTTCTTCCGTGAGGAAATGATGCGTGTGACGCACCGATGCTTCCCAAACTTCCAGAATCTCGTCGTAATCTTGGGGAGTGGGCTGGCATATATTGGGAAGATAATAACACAGATGGTCGAATATATTCCCGTTGTAAGTCAGTTCCGCCTGATGCAGCATGCCTTCATAGATAAAACCATTCCGTTCGAGCACTTGCCGCGACCGCTTGTTGTGCGGGTAGCAATTGGCGGTGATGAGGCTGAGTTGCAGTTCGTTGAACCCGTAATGGAGTACAGCCTGCACCGCTTCCGTCATATATCCTTTGCCCCAATGCGCTTCGTCAAGCCAGTATCCCAACATGCGGATCTGCGGGTTCTCCCGTTTCGGGTCGGGGACGATTCCGATGGAACCGATAAGCTGCCGCGTATCTTTCAGGGTTATCGCCCAAATATTCTCCTGACCGATAAACACTTTCTGAAGAATCTCCCGCGATTCCTCTAACGTCTTATGTGGCGCCCATCCGGCATTATTACCCAAGTTCGGGTTCTGGCAACAGGCGAAAAATGCTTCCGCGTCCTCTTTTTGAAAAGGACGGATTAGCAGACGTTCCGTTTCAAGGATGCATGCTGCTATTGCTTCTTCTGTTTCACTCTTCTTCTCCATCTTTTTTAGTTAGCTGACTGCGTCACATATTCATAAACGATACGTGAAATCTCAGCGATCATCTTACTGTTGTCCGCAAAACTCTCTTCAGAGTCTTTCACGAAAACAGCTATACTGCAAGTGCGTCCGTCTGATTTCTCTATCGAACTCACAAAGGTATGAATAGTAATTTGAAAAAGTGGGGATAATATCCTAAATTCTTTTATAACAAAATTGTAAACAAAGAAATTAGGTTTCGTATGCTTTTTCCGTTATATTTGTAGAATCTTGTTACTTGACAGATTATAGTAACGGAAATCTATACAAGTAATCGTTGTTAAAAGACAAAACTGATATGAGTACTTTTCGTTCCATAGAAGAACTGGTCAAAAGTCTCGACAGGGAGAAAGAGCTCCTGAAAGAAATGTTTGCCAAACGGAAGTCTCTTTCGTTCCGCTATGATTATGCGCTTGAGATGACCGAGTACAAGGAAGAGCGTATCCGTTATTTGATTGATTACGGAGTGATCCGGGATACCGGTGATTTCCTCGAGATGGAGGATATCTATCTGAAATTCTTTGAAGATGTGCTCGAAGTGAATGAAGAAATCAATGTCTCTTTTGTGCAGGACTATCTGACACGCCTGAACGAAAATATTGATTATTATCTGAAAGAGAATAATGAGCAACGCAAATACAACTACCAGCGGGAAGTGAAACGCTGCCTGAAGAATATAGCTCTGACCACTGTCCGTAACGTGATGGACCTGAAGCGGAATATGGATAATACTTATAAGAACGAGCCTAATTACAAGATCAAGAAAACCAAACTCGTCCGGCTTGACGAGAAACGGAACAATATCGCTCTGTTGATTCGTAAAAGCGAGGAATTGATAGACTATGGGCAGCCTATCTTCTTCCGGGTGGCGATGGATGTGCAGATGCGGAATGTAGTGAGTGATGTAAAACTTCAACTGAATGATTCATACCATAACCTGATTGAAATTCAGAAGCAAATCATCCATTATCTGAATCTGATAGATTATCAGAACCGTATCCTTGAAAAAGTAAAGAAGCTGAAGTACCTGAAAGACCAGTTCCTGCTGGAGGAACATACAAATATCCGTTCGGTTGCTGCACAAAAGAATCCCCTCTGGATGGAACCGCAGGTCGGTTATCGTATTAAGCTTTCCGTCGATTATCTACGGACTTCCGATGAGGCTTTTCAGATATTGAAGAAACTTGCTGCACGGCAGAAAAACTCTTCGAAAGGAATGAAACAACTGGCAGATGCCATTCCGGAAGGCTACTTGGACGGACAGTCGCAAATGATAGATACAGTCAATTTGCAGGAGGTGCATAATTCATTTATGGCGTCGGGTACCCATCTGTTCGCTTTTGTGATGAACTATCGCTACCGGAAAGAGGTGAC contains these protein-coding regions:
- a CDS encoding nitrous oxide-stimulated promoter family protein; the encoded protein is MKASRIAQEKKTVELMIRLYCRKKEKNTVLCADCEELLRYARARLDHCLFGESKSACKECTVHCYKPVMRERMRQVMRFSGPRMLLHAPWQAIRHLLNL
- a CDS encoding lytic transglycosylase domain-containing protein, whose protein sequence is MKRQTKTNHILTLISVFCIGAAIPVLTGSSQVNEPHSAQSEVPYCVTPPTVPAQVTFDGETIDLRRYDRRERMDREMMSFTYMHSTTMLSIKRANRYFPIVEPILKANGIPDDFKYLMVIESNLNNIARSPAGAAGLWQFMPATGREFGLEVNDNVDERYHIEKATVAACKYFKQAYAKYGDWMAVSAAYNAGQGRISSQLEKQLANHAMDLWLVEETSRYMFRLLAVKEIFNNPQRYGFLLKREHLYPPIPYKEVTVSTSIDDLNDYAKSQGITYAQLRDANPWLRDTSLKNKTGKRYTLLIPTREGMYYNPQKTVAHHKQWVID
- a CDS encoding pseudouridine synthase, producing the protein MIHFFKKPVSHIALPAKFTYPFHYTPHPLCVLAAEEVKKYIASREEWQEELALGKMFGVLVVLQETSDATDKAKEESTEAKSRIGYLAAFSGNLAGKNRHPYFVPPVYDLLQPQGFFKMEEERISAINIRINELEHSTSYLEAKEKREVETEQAQAELSQAKKELKAAKESREIRRRSPSGISEEEQVALIRESQYQKAEYKRKEKYWKKRLEEREAEVNRFKDEIEQWKAERKERSAALQQKLFGEFRMLNAKGEVKDLYTIFEETVRKVPPAGAGECALPKLLQYAYLHQLKPLAMAEFWWGNSPKNEIRHHGYYYPSCKGKCEPILQHMLQGVEVDENPLLSSTHQEEEPEIVYEDEWLVVVNKPAGMLSVPGKAEERDSVYHRLKKKYPDATGPMIVHRLDMATSGLLLVAKTKEVHQHLQAQFAARSIKKRYTAVLDGVITGAEKTTTMEKATLPFGRTGRIDLPLCLNPLDRPRQIVSREHGKEAITEYRIIGESEKHTRIAFYPLTGRTHQLRIHAAHPEGLGCPILGDELYGRKADRLYLHAEYIEFRHPISGKILRIQKEADF
- a CDS encoding ATP-binding protein, which encodes MENLDKLILELCKLPQETGWVEFKHNNCDPKMVGEDISALANSAVIADRSHAYMIWGVDDKTHEPVGTKVRLKQEKKGNQELENWLRYMLSKNADFEIHSADIDGKHVEMLVISKAMGVPVTFEKIDYIRVGSYTKKIIEFPTLQAQLWDKLRHEQFEDIYALSDIQLEEIPHYLNCEVYFDILNMPHPTSIEKYAHYLMEEGIIAKQDNGLYAITNLGAILFAKKLSDFPRVGRKAIRIVQYEGNNRLSILKEENTTEGYAISFENAVKFVTTLLPTKEDIDSVRRKTINAFPIPAIREAIANSLIHQDFFLTGTGPLIEIFENRVEITNPGTPLVDIMRIVDNPPKSRNEKLASLMRRLSMCEELGRGWDRMVISCELQKLPAPRIQIYQESTKVSLFSHLNFTNIPMEDKIWATYLHACVKFIEGNALTNSSLRERFGVAESSSGSISRLIKEALNKQIIRPVDSTTAPRYMRYIPIWA
- a CDS encoding GNAT family N-acetyltransferase, with translation MRNDENNTGGLSYSVRRLNKEEKIESFNCGDTDLNDFIMNECSLYRNALLAVSYVAETDGGKILAYFSLANDKVSLSDFESKTEFNRFRRPRFVNDKRLKSYPAVKICRLGTDISTRGCGLGSELLYFIKSYFIENNKTGCRFVTVDAYADAVPFYLKNGFVPLTDYDKDDSTRLLYFDLGDIVDFL
- a CDS encoding MaoC family dehydratase gives rise to the protein MEKVIINSYEEFEKLVGKQIGVSDYVELSQERIRLFADATLDYQWIHVDTERAKVDSPYHSTIAHGYLTLSMLPYLWNQIIQVNNLKMMINYGMDKMKFGQAVLAGQSIRLVTTLHSLTNLRGVAKAEIKFSIEIKDQPKKALEGIAVFLYYFN
- a CDS encoding zinc ribbon domain-containing protein — encoded protein: MEQKFCQSCGMPIDESTFGKEANGNKNEEYCHYCYADGHFTKECTMDEMIEHNLNFLNEFNKDSEVKYTVEEARKAMKEYFPQLKRWRE